From the Burkholderia glumae LMG 2196 = ATCC 33617 genome, one window contains:
- a CDS encoding BadF/BadG/BcrA/BcrD ATPase family protein, producing MQQTRAGTAPIHLLGIDGGGTGTRAVLADAHGRELARGSGGPSGLALGIDAAWASIGAACAEAFAQAGLRIDWARCVLGCGLAGSNHPEWLAGFAASSPAAALAVESDAYTTALGAHGGAPGVIVALGTGSIAAALDAQGRCRIAGGYGFPSGDEASGAWFGLRALAHAQQALDGRVPADGFAAALLEKTGATDRDSLVVWSCAANQTAYAMLAPVVFAHREHPVAAGLIAEAGGAIGRMIDALDPARTLPVALCGGLAGHLEAAVPEPHRARLRAPLADSAHGALRLAQREAARLAGAR from the coding sequence ATGCAGCAGACGCGCGCCGGCACGGCACCCATTCATCTGCTCGGCATCGACGGCGGCGGCACCGGCACCCGTGCCGTGCTCGCCGATGCCCACGGACGCGAGCTGGCGCGCGGCAGCGGCGGCCCCTCGGGGCTCGCGCTCGGCATCGACGCGGCCTGGGCGTCGATCGGCGCGGCCTGCGCCGAGGCGTTCGCGCAGGCCGGCCTGCGGATCGACTGGGCGCGCTGCGTCCTGGGCTGCGGGCTGGCCGGCAGCAATCATCCGGAGTGGCTGGCGGGGTTTGCCGCCAGCTCGCCCGCCGCCGCGCTGGCAGTCGAGAGCGACGCCTACACCACTGCGCTCGGTGCCCATGGCGGCGCGCCCGGCGTGATCGTCGCGCTCGGTACCGGCAGCATCGCGGCCGCGCTCGACGCGCAGGGCCGCTGCCGGATCGCCGGCGGCTACGGCTTTCCCTCCGGCGACGAGGCAAGCGGCGCCTGGTTCGGGTTGCGCGCGCTCGCCCACGCGCAGCAGGCGCTCGACGGCCGCGTGCCGGCCGATGGGTTCGCGGCGGCGCTGCTCGAAAAGACCGGCGCCACCGATCGCGACAGCCTGGTGGTTTGGTCGTGCGCGGCGAATCAGACCGCCTACGCGATGCTCGCCCCGGTCGTGTTCGCGCATCGCGAGCATCCGGTCGCGGCCGGGCTGATCGCCGAGGCGGGCGGCGCGATCGGCCGCATGATCGACGCGCTCGATCCCGCGCGGACGCTGCCGGTGGCGCTGTGCGGCGGGCTGGCCGGCCACCTCGAGGCTGCCGTGCCCGAGCCGCACCGCGCGCGGCTGCGCGCGCCGCTGGCCGATTCGGCGCACGGCGCGCTGCGGCTCGCGCAACGCGAGGCCGCGCGGCTGGCCGGCGCCCGTTGA
- a CDS encoding Cof-type HAD-IIB family hydrolase, which produces MYQVICTDLDGTLLNSDHQLDPYTIETVRRLAGDGVPFVIATGRHHADVAGIRDVLGIRPYLITSNGARVHAPDDTRLHALDIAPPLVRELVRPEVAGAHARVIVNLFTDDSWLIDREAPALLAFHQDSGFRYRVVDMLAHDGAGVAKVLYIGEPRDLAVVAANLANRFGDALYVTYSLPDCLEVMTADVSKGRALRVVLERLGIDRAHCVAFGDNMNDIDLLETAGFPFMMDNANPDLMLRLPRVPRIGSNADAGVARHLRTLFELGADPMR; this is translated from the coding sequence ATGTATCAAGTCATCTGCACCGATCTCGACGGCACGCTGCTGAACAGCGATCATCAGCTCGACCCGTACACGATCGAGACGGTGCGGCGGCTGGCCGGCGACGGCGTGCCGTTCGTGATCGCGACCGGTCGCCATCACGCCGACGTCGCGGGGATTCGCGACGTGCTCGGCATCCGGCCTTACCTGATTACCTCGAACGGCGCGCGCGTGCACGCGCCCGACGACACCCGGCTTCACGCGCTCGACATCGCGCCGCCGCTGGTGCGCGAACTGGTCCGGCCCGAAGTGGCGGGCGCGCACGCTCGCGTGATCGTCAACCTGTTTACCGACGACAGCTGGCTGATCGACCGCGAGGCGCCCGCGCTGCTCGCGTTCCATCAGGATTCGGGTTTCCGCTACCGCGTGGTCGACATGCTCGCCCACGACGGCGCCGGCGTCGCGAAGGTGCTGTATATCGGCGAGCCGCGCGATCTGGCCGTGGTGGCCGCCAATCTCGCGAACCGTTTCGGCGACGCGCTCTACGTGACCTATTCGCTGCCCGATTGCCTGGAGGTGATGACGGCCGACGTCTCGAAGGGGCGGGCGCTGCGCGTCGTGCTCGAACGGCTCGGCATCGATCGCGCCCACTGTGTCGCATTCGGCGACAACATGAACGACATCGACCTGCTCGAAACCGCCGGCTTCCCGTTCATGATGGACAACGCCAACCCGGACCTGATGCTGAGGCTGCCGCGCGTGCCGCGCATCGGCAGCAATGCCGACGCGGGCGTGGCGCGCCACCTGCGCACGCTGTTCGAACTCGGCGCCGATCCGATGCGCTGA
- a CDS encoding H-NS histone family protein, which yields MSQYAKLKAQIAELQAQAEDVRRQEVEAVITDLQRKIAEYGLTAQDLGFAERARRGRPPKKAPLPPKYRDPKSGATWSGRGKPPNWIVGKNRERYLVE from the coding sequence ATGTCTCAATACGCAAAACTCAAGGCGCAGATCGCCGAACTCCAGGCGCAGGCCGAGGACGTGCGCCGTCAGGAAGTCGAAGCGGTAATCACCGACTTGCAGCGCAAGATTGCCGAATACGGCCTGACGGCGCAGGATCTCGGCTTTGCCGAACGCGCGCGGCGCGGGCGTCCGCCGAAAAAGGCGCCGCTGCCGCCGAAATATCGCGATCCCAAGTCGGGTGCCACCTGGAGCGGCCGCGGCAAGCCGCCCAATTGGATCGTCGGGAAAAATCGCGAGCGTTATCTGGTTGAATGA
- a CDS encoding glycosyltransferase family 4 protein has translation MRIAQIAPLYEAVPPKLYGGTERVVSYLTEALVELGHDVTLFASGDSVTSAKLEASWPRALRLDPSIRDSMAPHMRLLEQVARVAHEFDILHLHLDYLPFPLLSRLDVPYVTTLHGRLDLPELQPVFNAFPNAPVVSISNSQRIPLPQAGWAGTVYHGLPDTLLTPQPDRKPEYLAFLGRICPEKRVDTAIRIAAKSGLPLKIAAKVDKVDAEYFKTEIEPLLATANVEFIGEINEAQKPAFLSGAKALLFPIDWPEPFGLVMIEAMACGTPVVAFNRGSVPEVIEDGLTGFIVEDEHSAIGALQQIDTLSREAIRQRFETRFSAKTMARHYVEIYETLGAHLKRPHLTRLAAG, from the coding sequence ATGCGCATCGCCCAAATCGCCCCGCTCTACGAAGCCGTTCCGCCGAAACTGTACGGCGGCACCGAGCGCGTCGTGTCGTACCTGACCGAAGCCCTGGTGGAACTGGGCCACGACGTCACGCTGTTCGCGAGCGGCGATTCCGTCACGTCCGCGAAGCTCGAAGCCTCGTGGCCGCGCGCGCTGCGCCTCGATCCGTCGATCCGTGACTCGATGGCCCCGCACATGCGCCTGCTCGAACAGGTGGCGCGCGTCGCGCATGAGTTCGACATCCTGCACCTGCACCTCGACTACCTGCCGTTCCCGCTGCTCTCGCGCCTGGACGTGCCCTACGTGACCACCCTGCACGGCCGGCTCGACCTGCCCGAGCTGCAGCCGGTGTTCAATGCATTCCCGAACGCGCCGGTGGTGTCGATCTCGAATTCTCAGCGCATTCCGTTGCCGCAGGCGGGCTGGGCCGGCACCGTCTACCACGGCCTGCCCGACACGCTGCTCACGCCGCAGCCTGACCGGAAGCCCGAGTACCTGGCATTCTTGGGCCGGATTTGTCCCGAAAAGCGCGTCGACACCGCCATCCGAATCGCGGCCAAGAGCGGCCTGCCGCTGAAGATTGCCGCCAAGGTCGACAAGGTCGACGCGGAATATTTCAAGACCGAGATCGAGCCGCTGCTCGCCACCGCGAACGTCGAATTCATCGGCGAGATCAACGAGGCGCAAAAGCCCGCGTTTCTTTCCGGTGCCAAGGCGCTGCTGTTCCCGATCGACTGGCCGGAGCCGTTCGGCCTGGTGATGATCGAGGCGATGGCATGCGGCACGCCGGTGGTCGCCTTCAACCGCGGCTCGGTGCCCGAGGTGATCGAGGACGGGCTGACCGGCTTTATCGTCGAGGACGAGCACAGCGCGATCGGCGCCCTGCAACAAATCGATACGCTGTCGCGTGAAGCGATTCGTCAGCGTTTCGAAACGCGATTCAGTGCGAAGACCATGGCGCGCCACTATGTGGAGATTTATGAAACGCTGGGTGCCCATCTGAAGCGGCCGCATTTGACGCGACTCGCCGCCGGCTAA
- the flhD gene encoding flagellar transcriptional regulator FlhD, which yields MSATSEMLAEIKEVNLSYLLLAQRLLREDKAMGMFRMGISEEIADVLANLTLAQTVKLAASNQMLCRFRFDDHALLSSLADKGRSSAVAQAHSAILMAGQPVESLR from the coding sequence ATGAGCGCGACCAGTGAAATGCTCGCCGAGATCAAGGAAGTTAACCTGTCGTACCTGTTGCTCGCGCAGCGTCTGCTGCGTGAGGACAAGGCGATGGGCATGTTTCGTATGGGCATCTCGGAAGAGATTGCGGACGTGCTCGCGAATCTGACGCTCGCCCAGACGGTCAAGCTGGCGGCATCGAACCAGATGCTGTGCCGGTTCCGTTTCGACGATCATGCCCTGCTGTCCTCGCTTGCCGACAAAGGGCGCAGTTCGGCCGTCGCGCAGGCGCACTCGGCCATCCTGATGGCCGGGCAGCCCGTCGAAAGCCTCCGCTAA
- the flhC gene encoding flagellar transcriptional regulator FlhC — protein MATKSVVLEVKEITLAIELIELGARLQLLETETNLSRDRLIKLYKELKGVSPPKGMLPFSTDWFMTWQPNIHSSLFYNIYRFMQAHGGCDSIQSIVKSYRLYLEHVGLSEDDEAALSLTRAWTLVRFFDSGMLQMTPCTRCGGHFVAHAHDPQGGFVCGLCQPPSRAGKTRKAAAKAEAEPAAALAAV, from the coding sequence ATGGCGACGAAGAGCGTGGTGCTCGAGGTCAAGGAAATCACCCTGGCGATCGAGCTGATCGAGCTGGGTGCCCGACTGCAACTGCTGGAAACCGAGACTAACCTGTCTCGTGACCGCCTGATCAAGCTGTACAAGGAATTGAAAGGCGTTTCGCCGCCGAAGGGCATGCTGCCGTTCTCGACGGACTGGTTCATGACCTGGCAGCCGAACATTCACTCGTCGCTGTTCTACAACATCTACCGGTTCATGCAGGCCCATGGCGGCTGCGACTCGATCCAGTCGATCGTGAAGAGCTATCGGCTCTATCTCGAGCACGTCGGCCTGTCGGAGGACGACGAGGCGGCGCTGAGCCTCACGCGCGCCTGGACGCTGGTGCGCTTCTTCGACTCGGGGATGCTGCAGATGACGCCTTGCACGCGGTGCGGTGGTCATTTTGTCGCGCACGCCCACGACCCGCAGGGCGGTTTCGTCTGCGGGCTGTGCCAGCCGCCGTCGCGCGCCGGCAAGACCCGCAAGGCCGCCGCGAAGGCCGAGGCCGAACCCGCGGCCGCGCTCGCCGCGGTCTGA
- the motA gene encoding flagellar motor stator protein MotA, whose product MLIIVGTLVTLLSVFGGYALAGGHLGALVQPLEILMIVGAGVGAFILGNGVKTIKATLLVLPPLFKSSKYTKALYMELMALLYVLLAKARKEGTLTLEADIDDPEKSPIFTQYPKILADKHMVEFLTDYLRLMVGGNMNAFEIESLMDEEIETHHVEGEGPAHALTRVGDAMPAFGIVAAVMGVVHTMASADKPPAVLGAMIAQALVGTFLGILLSYGLIGPLASLAEQRVAESTKLLQCIKVTILASLNGYAPAIAVEFGRKVLFSTERPSFAELEEHVRRVKAK is encoded by the coding sequence GTGCTGATTATCGTGGGAACTCTCGTGACGTTGTTGTCCGTGTTTGGCGGCTACGCGCTCGCGGGCGGCCACTTGGGCGCCCTGGTCCAGCCGCTCGAGATCCTGATGATCGTGGGGGCCGGGGTGGGCGCCTTCATCCTCGGCAACGGGGTCAAGACGATCAAGGCGACGCTGCTCGTGCTGCCGCCGTTGTTCAAGAGCTCGAAATACACGAAGGCGCTGTACATGGAACTGATGGCGCTGCTCTACGTGCTGCTCGCCAAGGCGCGCAAGGAAGGCACGCTGACGCTGGAAGCCGACATCGACGATCCGGAAAAGAGCCCGATCTTCACGCAGTACCCGAAGATCCTGGCCGACAAGCACATGGTCGAGTTCCTGACCGACTACCTGCGGCTGATGGTGGGCGGCAACATGAACGCGTTCGAGATCGAGAGCCTGATGGACGAGGAAATCGAGACCCACCACGTGGAGGGCGAAGGCCCGGCCCACGCGCTCACGCGCGTCGGCGACGCGATGCCGGCGTTCGGGATCGTCGCGGCGGTGATGGGCGTGGTCCATACCATGGCCTCGGCCGACAAGCCGCCCGCGGTGCTCGGCGCGATGATCGCGCAGGCGCTGGTCGGCACGTTCCTCGGCATCCTGCTGTCCTACGGGCTGATCGGGCCGCTCGCGAGCCTCGCGGAACAGCGCGTGGCCGAATCGACGAAGCTGCTCCAGTGCATCAAGGTCACCATTCTCGCGAGCCTGAACGGCTACGCGCCGGCGATTGCGGTGGAGTTCGGCCGCAAGGTGCTCTTCTCGACCGAACGCCCGTCGTTCGCCGAGCTCGAGGAGCACGTGCGCCGGGTGAAGGCTAAGTAA
- the motB gene encoding flagellar motor protein MotB: MSKGKDRAIVVKRVAPAKKGHHGGAWKLAYADFMTAMMAFFLLMWLLSAVTPVQLKGIADYFNTPLKAALFGNGDRSSHDSSIIQGGGSDITRSDAGTTRRTDGTTMLASRLAQKGRDDLHDTDPGSQDRAEQARLHDLQIKLMAAIEANPVLRQFKQQIRIDSTLSGLRIEIVDTQKRPMFATASNMVEPYMRDILREIGKTLNEVPNRIVVQGHTDAVPYAGGEKGYSNWELSADRANASRRELISGGMDDAKVLRVTGLASTQNLNKADPFDPENRRISILVLNHKSEVALMHDDASTTTLSNDAAGSQALSQQIAAPAKPAKPAAPAPVALPAVAAPARPAAHAQ, translated from the coding sequence ATGAGCAAGGGCAAGGATCGCGCGATCGTCGTCAAACGGGTCGCGCCAGCGAAGAAGGGGCACCACGGCGGTGCCTGGAAGCTCGCCTACGCGGACTTCATGACCGCGATGATGGCGTTCTTCCTGCTGATGTGGCTGCTGTCGGCCGTCACGCCGGTGCAGTTGAAGGGCATCGCCGATTACTTCAACACGCCGCTGAAGGCCGCGCTGTTCGGCAACGGCGACCGCAGCTCGCACGACTCGAGCATCATCCAGGGCGGCGGCTCGGATATCACGCGCAGCGACGCCGGCACCACGCGCCGCACCGACGGCACCACCATGCTGGCCAGCCGCCTGGCGCAGAAGGGCCGCGACGACCTGCACGATACCGATCCGGGTTCGCAGGATCGCGCCGAGCAGGCGCGGCTGCACGACCTGCAGATCAAGCTGATGGCCGCCATCGAGGCGAATCCGGTGCTGCGTCAGTTCAAGCAGCAGATCCGCATCGACTCGACGCTCTCGGGGCTGCGCATCGAGATCGTCGATACCCAGAAGCGCCCGATGTTCGCCACGGCGAGCAACATGGTCGAGCCCTACATGCGCGACATCCTGCGCGAGATCGGCAAGACGCTCAACGAGGTGCCGAACCGCATCGTGGTGCAGGGCCATACCGACGCGGTGCCTTATGCCGGCGGCGAAAAGGGCTACAGCAACTGGGAGCTGTCGGCGGACCGCGCGAACGCGTCGCGGCGCGAGCTGATCTCGGGCGGCATGGACGATGCGAAGGTGCTGCGCGTGACCGGCCTGGCCTCCACGCAGAACCTGAACAAGGCCGATCCGTTCGATCCGGAGAACCGCCGGATCAGCATCCTGGTGTTGAACCACAAGTCGGAAGTCGCGCTGATGCACGACGACGCGAGCACGACGACGCTGTCCAACGACGCGGCCGGTTCGCAGGCGCTGTCCCAGCAGATCGCTGCGCCGGCCAAGCCCGCGAAGCCGGCGGCGCCGGCGCCGGTGGCGCTGCCTGCCGTGGCGGCGCCGGCACGGCCTGCCGCCCATGCCCAATGA
- a CDS encoding response regulator, which produces MIRSILAIDDSATMRGLLQVTLADAGYDVTVAADGDRALELAAAIAFDLVLTDHHMAGKNGLDVIRALRARGTYRQTPILVLTTESSDTFKAAARDAGATGWIEKPLEPDTLLSLVAALAPSHP; this is translated from the coding sequence ATGATCCGCTCCATTCTGGCCATCGACGATTCCGCGACCATGCGCGGGCTGTTGCAGGTGACGCTCGCCGACGCCGGTTACGACGTGACCGTGGCGGCCGACGGCGACCGCGCACTGGAACTCGCTGCCGCGATCGCCTTCGACCTGGTGCTGACCGACCATCACATGGCGGGCAAGAACGGGCTCGACGTGATCCGCGCGCTGCGCGCGCGCGGCACCTATCGGCAGACGCCGATCCTGGTGCTGACCACGGAGAGCAGTGACACATTCAAGGCGGCCGCGCGTGACGCGGGCGCCACGGGCTGGATCGAGAAACCGCTCGAGCCGGACACGCTACTCAGTCTCGTCGCCGCGCTGGCGCCGAGCCATCCGTAG
- the cheA gene encoding chemotaxis protein CheA produces the protein MTLDITQFYQTFFDEADELLAQMEQLLLGLDAGSPDPEDLAAIFRAAHSIKGGAATFGFAALTDTTHILESLLDRARNHEITLTVPMIDAFLETKDVLSAQLADYRASAEPDAAAAAAICAKLESLLKEALGGGAAGPAAPQPVAAAPAAPAAAPEPDSDADLESAFAAASAEFDSATGGAPEHVVTQAVEATHPGSGGGEAEGGAQDGEHLKVVLSGVDAKDRELLVEELGNLGHIVERSESGGALTLWLESDVPSDDIVAVLCFVIDESQISIGRGTAPSAGGPAEIVTAAAPQEVRDTPAPAAEAQPAAPSAPATPPAAAPAAPAAAHADHGDAAKPAASAEDRRARAPAAAGAEGSSIRVGVEKVDQLINLVGELVITQAMLAETANAFDPALHDRLFNGMAQLERNARDLQEAVMSIRMMPMDYVFSRFPRLVRDLAAKLGKEVELVTFGQATELDKSLIERIIDPLTHLVRNSLDHGIETVERRRAAGKDAVGQLVLSAAHHGGNIVIEVSDDGAGLNRERILKKAAQQGIPVSETASDDEVWNLIFAPGFSTAETITDVSGRGVGMDVVKRNIQAMGGHVEISSTAGRGTTTRIVLPLTLAILDGMSVKVGNEIFILPLNFVMESLQPAAADIYTVGNGERVVRVRGEYLPLVALHEVFSVDDARTDPTQGIVTIMETEGRRFAMLIDELVGQQQVVVKNLETNYRKVHGISAATILGDGSVALIVDVAALNREARTAHGAGALATF, from the coding sequence ATGACTCTCGACATCACACAGTTCTATCAGACCTTCTTCGACGAGGCCGACGAGCTGCTCGCGCAGATGGAGCAGCTGCTGCTCGGCCTGGACGCCGGCTCGCCGGACCCGGAAGACCTCGCGGCCATCTTTCGCGCCGCGCATTCGATCAAGGGCGGGGCGGCCACCTTCGGTTTCGCCGCCCTGACCGACACGACCCACATCCTGGAGTCGCTGCTCGATCGGGCCCGCAATCACGAGATCACGTTGACCGTGCCGATGATCGACGCGTTCCTCGAGACCAAGGACGTGCTCTCCGCGCAGCTGGCCGACTACCGCGCGAGCGCCGAGCCGGATGCCGCCGCGGCCGCGGCGATCTGCGCCAAGCTCGAGTCGCTGCTGAAGGAGGCGCTCGGCGGCGGTGCCGCCGGGCCCGCCGCGCCGCAGCCGGTGGCGGCCGCGCCGGCCGCGCCGGCCGCCGCGCCGGAGCCTGACTCGGACGCCGATCTCGAAAGCGCGTTCGCGGCGGCCTCGGCCGAATTCGATTCGGCCACCGGCGGCGCGCCCGAGCATGTCGTGACGCAGGCCGTGGAGGCCACCCATCCGGGCAGCGGGGGCGGTGAGGCCGAGGGTGGCGCGCAGGACGGTGAGCACCTGAAGGTCGTGCTGAGCGGCGTGGACGCGAAGGATCGCGAGCTGCTGGTCGAGGAGCTCGGCAATCTGGGCCACATCGTCGAGCGCAGCGAATCGGGCGGCGCCCTGACGCTCTGGCTCGAAAGTGACGTGCCGTCCGACGACATCGTCGCCGTGCTCTGCTTCGTGATCGACGAGAGCCAGATCTCGATCGGCCGCGGCACCGCGCCCAGCGCGGGCGGCCCGGCCGAGATCGTCACGGCGGCCGCGCCGCAAGAGGTGCGCGATACGCCGGCGCCGGCCGCCGAGGCCCAGCCGGCCGCACCCAGCGCACCGGCGACGCCGCCGGCTGCCGCGCCGGCGGCCCCGGCCGCCGCGCACGCCGATCACGGCGACGCGGCCAAGCCGGCCGCCAGCGCGGAAGACCGGCGCGCGCGCGCGCCGGCCGCCGCCGGCGCCGAGGGCAGCTCGATCCGCGTCGGCGTGGAGAAGGTCGACCAGCTGATCAACCTGGTCGGCGAACTCGTGATCACGCAGGCGATGCTGGCCGAGACCGCCAACGCGTTCGATCCGGCGCTGCACGACCGCCTCTTCAACGGCATGGCGCAGCTCGAGCGCAATGCGCGCGACCTGCAGGAAGCGGTGATGTCGATCCGCATGATGCCGATGGACTACGTGTTCAGCCGCTTCCCGCGCCTGGTGCGCGACCTGGCCGCGAAGCTCGGCAAGGAAGTGGAACTGGTCACGTTCGGCCAGGCGACCGAACTCGACAAGAGCCTGATCGAACGCATCATCGATCCGCTCACCCACCTCGTGCGCAACAGCCTCGACCACGGCATCGAAACGGTCGAGCGGCGCCGCGCGGCGGGCAAGGACGCGGTCGGCCAGCTGGTGCTGTCGGCCGCGCACCACGGCGGCAACATCGTGATCGAGGTCAGCGACGACGGGGCCGGGCTGAACCGCGAGCGGATCCTGAAGAAGGCCGCGCAGCAGGGCATCCCGGTGTCCGAGACGGCCAGCGACGACGAGGTCTGGAACCTGATCTTCGCGCCGGGCTTCTCGACTGCCGAGACCATCACCGACGTGTCCGGCCGCGGGGTGGGCATGGACGTGGTCAAGCGCAACATCCAGGCGATGGGCGGCCACGTCGAGATCTCGTCGACGGCCGGGCGCGGCACCACCACCCGCATCGTGCTGCCGCTCACGCTGGCGATCCTCGACGGCATGTCCGTCAAGGTCGGCAACGAGATCTTCATCCTGCCGCTGAACTTCGTGATGGAGTCGCTGCAGCCGGCTGCCGCCGACATCTACACGGTCGGCAACGGCGAGCGCGTGGTGCGCGTGCGCGGCGAATACCTGCCGCTGGTGGCCCTGCACGAAGTGTTCTCGGTGGACGATGCGCGCACCGATCCGACCCAGGGCATCGTCACCATCATGGAAACCGAGGGGCGCCGCTTCGCGATGCTCATCGACGAGTTGGTGGGCCAGCAGCAGGTGGTGGTGAAGAACCTCGAGACCAACTACCGCAAGGTACACGGCATATCGGCCGCGACCATTCTCGGCGACGGCAGCGTGGCGCTGATCGTCGACGTGGCCGCTCTCAACCGCGAAGCCCGCACCGCCCACGGCGCGGGCGCGCTCGCGACTTTCTAA
- the cheW gene encoding chemotaxis protein CheW gives MSEVHSIQPAAAGAGASNRRDAAQADAAGQEFLVFTLGDEEYGIDILKVQEIRGYDSVTRIANAPEFIKGVINLRGIIVPIVDMRIKFHLGRIDYDHQTVVIILNVAHRVVGMVVDGVSDVLTLTADQVMPAPEFGATLTTEYLTGLGTVDGRMLILMDIEKLMTSREMALIDEFSA, from the coding sequence GTGTCCGAAGTCCATTCGATCCAACCGGCGGCCGCGGGCGCGGGCGCCAGCAACCGCCGCGACGCCGCCCAGGCCGATGCGGCCGGCCAGGAATTCCTCGTCTTCACGCTCGGCGACGAGGAATACGGCATCGACATCCTGAAGGTGCAGGAAATCCGCGGCTACGACAGCGTCACGCGGATCGCCAACGCGCCCGAGTTCATCAAGGGCGTGATCAACCTGCGCGGCATCATCGTGCCGATCGTCGACATGCGCATCAAGTTCCATCTCGGGCGCATCGACTACGACCACCAGACCGTGGTGATCATCCTGAACGTCGCGCATCGCGTGGTGGGGATGGTGGTGGACGGCGTGTCCGACGTGCTGACGCTGACTGCCGACCAGGTCATGCCGGCGCCGGAATTCGGCGCGACGCTGACCACCGAGTACCTGACGGGCCTCGGCACCGTGGACGGCCGGATGCTGATCCTGATGGACATCGAAAAGCTGATGACGAGCCGCGAGATGGCGCTCATCGATGAGTTCAGCGCCTGA